ACTCATTGGATGAATATATGGGCTCAACAGGGCCTGTCAACTATACCATTTTGTCGTCCCATCAGTCTCATTCACTTAATGTGCCAAAGATATTGTACTCCAACTTGAATGGAACGTGGTatagttttgaatttaaatgagTGTCCCGCCTACCTCGGTCCCCGTCCCCTACATTAAATACACCACTGCTGTATATATGCAATCTTTTCCAAAACTAACATAACAAACAAAGTTGACATTGGAGGCTTAAATGTGAGGTTTCATCAATAAAGTTAGGATCATcaacttgaattttttgaaatgtgtGAATATTTGTATCagtatttgttttattttatataaattattataatttatttgtaatatgatTGATGTAATATCAAAACAAAGATGACATTGGTAGAAAATGGAGAAATAATCCCAccaacataataaattattatagcaTAATACATACAATACAGTACACATCTCAATAATGGAAGACATACACATTGTACTCAACCACAGCATCCCCTGTCTTGAAGTTCAACTCATGAGTCCTCGCCTCTGCATACCCCTTAGCAAACCGGAACACGCCGCTTCCCCCCACGATGGGCAGCTCCCTCACCGCCGAAAACACCGCATTCCTCCCCAACACGCTCAGCGTGCTGCCGTTGAACTTCCCCTCAGTGAATGCGAAGTTCAAGACCATCAAAAGCCCCAGCTTGCTCAAATCCGCCGATCCGTAGATTCCTTGAGCTCTCCCCACAATCTTGGAGCTCATATTCGGGCCCAGAGTGAGAGGGTCGTCAATCATCACCACCAAGCCGAAGCCCGTGGCGGAGGAGTTGGTCACGGCGGCTTCCGCCACGCGCACGGCGGTGGGTTGGCGGCCGCTGACTATGTCGTGGAAGTAGAAGTGGAGGTGGGAGAGCTTTTGTGCTTTGAGGCCCATTTCAGTTTTGGAAAGCCTTCTTGAAAACTGTTGGGAATGTGTCTGGATGAAATTTGATGAGAGGATGAGAACAAGTGTGAAAATGGGGAGTGTGAGTTGAAGAAAAGCGCAATTGGCCATAGTGATTGTGGGATTCAGCATGAAAAGCTGCAAATGTAGGGGTGTAGTATATATACACTGACGGCTGAGGGATTGTTTGGGTTACGGCACATATACCGTATACCTACTAAATTTTGTCTGCTTGCAACCcaactatataatatattcctctaatatagtattttaaagattgattattattagtaCCAATAATTCAGCTTTGAAGGGGATGTCAAAATGCTTTtattaacaatattatatttggttactatttattaacaattttatgaatttctttttagtaagttgaaaaaatgaatttgactGTCACTCTCTTACCTTAATCATTTTATAATGtgttaatgcaatttatttctttgtgatattacacgtgaatatattattcctctataaatatatatatatatgtaatttatttttatttattttttaagatgaagcaatatatatttttaaatataaaagtacatTATTTCAGTTTAAAAACTATTGAAAGATAATGACGTTTTTTTAAGGTAAGCATTCAATATGAGCATTGAAAacgttatgaattattttgataaaatgttgtattttatcAGATAActagtagttttttttttactttatggTTTACCAAATGAATCTTAATGTATATGGTCATTAGACAGAAATGACATGTgctacatatttatttttattacattacaAGTAGTGATTACCTTTTTCAATAGTTCAAATATTgtccttttttcttattattttgtatttttaattttgaaatctctatattcaaattaataaaattatttataataatccGACCCAATCTATTTTGAACCCATTCATTTAGACCCATTTGGGACCTAACCCGTCCATTTGCCACCTctattttggtgttttttaTTAGGGCAGAACGATGGAATGGAAATAAAACAcgatgtatataaaattatttcaaaattcaattttct
This Sesamum indicum cultivar Zhongzhi No. 13 linkage group LG5, S_indicum_v1.0, whole genome shotgun sequence DNA region includes the following protein-coding sequences:
- the LOC105162481 gene encoding dirigent protein 21-like isoform X1, producing MLNPTITMANCAFLQLTLPIFTLVLILSSNFIQTHSQQFSRRLSKTEMGLKAQKLSHLHFYFHDIVSGRQPTAVRVAEAAVTNSSATGFGLVVMIDDPLTLGPNMSSKIVGRAQGIYGSADLSKLGLLMVLNFAFTEGKFNGSTLSVLGRNAVFSAVRELPIVGGSGVFRFAKGYAEARTHELNFKTGDAVVEYNVLCTPKLHSTHCDIILCCFKCISLWHFTMRMTMFPIFDDVRSFK
- the LOC105162481 gene encoding dirigent protein 21-like isoform X2: MLNPTITMANCAFLQLTLPIFTLVLILSSNFIQTHSQQFSRRLSKTEMGLKAQKLSHLHFYFHDIVSGRQPTAVRVAEAAVTNSSATGFGLVVMIDDPLTLGPNMSSKIVGRAQGIYGSADLSKLGLLMVLNFAFTEGKFNGSTLSVLGRNAVFSAVRELPIVGGSGVFRFAKGYAEARTHELNFKTGDAVVEYNVYVFHY